In Pacificitalea manganoxidans, a single window of DNA contains:
- a CDS encoding MmgE/PrpD family protein, producing the protein MSAQKNAYAEMPESTRITEDAAQFIETVRFDDIPEEALRIGKRCMIDALGLYVAGSEEHSVHMLADEARDYGGRSDARLLGDSIKVPAPMAARVLGTAGHAHDWDDSQVSLDPAHIYGLLTHPTIPPLTAALVMAQKLAPVSGRDFMLAFLTGFEVECKISEWMLPRHYMQGMHTSGTVGHFGAFAAAAKLLGLTGDKLRAGLGITASFAAGIRCNFGTMTKPLHVGRAAENGVTAALLAARGFTADPEALDGPWGFMAVQGGGVSPEKVAQGFGKTWTIVDPGVSIKPYPCGVLTHPTIDLMLRLVTEADLAPEDIAQVTVHAGSNILKPIRYPIAANHLQAKFSLPAALAMIALERKAGKREFSDAFVASDAMQDMQRRITTEFDAEIEAKGFDKMRSRITIRMASGGEVAGWADERYRGGPENPLSDVEVEDKLRSCCDGVLDAAAQDRLIAQVWGVLDMDDAGTLADLMQA; encoded by the coding sequence ATGTCGGCCCAGAAAAACGCCTATGCCGAAATGCCGGAAAGCACCCGGATCACCGAAGACGCCGCGCAGTTCATCGAGACTGTCCGCTTCGACGATATCCCCGAGGAGGCGCTGCGCATCGGCAAGCGCTGCATGATCGACGCGCTAGGTCTGTATGTGGCGGGCTCCGAGGAGCATTCGGTGCATATGCTTGCCGACGAGGCCCGCGATTACGGCGGCCGGTCCGATGCGCGGCTGCTGGGCGACAGCATCAAGGTGCCGGCCCCGATGGCGGCGCGGGTGCTGGGCACCGCCGGTCATGCGCATGATTGGGATGACAGTCAGGTCAGCCTCGATCCCGCGCATATCTACGGCCTGCTGACCCACCCGACGATCCCGCCGCTGACCGCCGCGCTGGTGATGGCGCAGAAGCTCGCCCCCGTGTCGGGCCGCGATTTCATGCTCGCGTTCCTCACCGGCTTTGAGGTGGAGTGCAAGATTTCCGAATGGATGCTGCCGCGCCATTACATGCAGGGCATGCATACCAGCGGCACCGTTGGCCATTTCGGCGCCTTTGCGGCGGCGGCGAAACTGCTGGGACTGACGGGCGACAAGCTACGTGCGGGTCTGGGCATCACCGCCAGCTTCGCCGCGGGCATCCGCTGCAATTTCGGCACCATGACCAAGCCGCTGCATGTGGGCCGGGCGGCAGAGAACGGCGTGACGGCGGCATTGCTGGCCGCGCGCGGGTTCACCGCCGATCCTGAGGCGCTGGACGGGCCGTGGGGCTTCATGGCCGTGCAGGGCGGTGGCGTCAGCCCTGAAAAAGTGGCCCAAGGGTTCGGCAAGACATGGACGATCGTCGATCCCGGCGTGTCGATCAAACCCTATCCCTGCGGTGTGCTGACCCATCCGACCATCGATCTGATGCTGCGGCTGGTGACGGAGGCCGATCTGGCCCCCGAAGACATCGCGCAGGTCACCGTGCATGCGGGCAGCAACATCCTGAAGCCGATCCGTTACCCGATTGCCGCCAACCATTTGCAGGCGAAATTCTCGCTGCCCGCCGCGCTTGCCATGATCGCGCTGGAACGCAAGGCCGGCAAACGCGAATTTTCCGACGCTTTCGTGGCCAGCGACGCGATGCAGGACATGCAACGCCGCATCACGACCGAGTTCGACGCCGAGATCGAAGCCAAGGGCTTTGACAAGATGCGGTCGCGGATCACGATCCGCATGGCCTCGGGCGGCGAAGTCGCGGGCTGGGCGGATGAGCGCTATCGCGGCGGTCCCGAAAACCCGCTGAGCGATGTGGAGGTCGAGGACAAGCTGCGCTCCTGCTGCGACGGGGTGCTGGACGCCGCCGCGCAAGACCGGCTGATCGCCCAGGTCTGGGGCGTGCTCGATATGGACGACGCCGGCACACTTGCCGATTTGATGCAGGCCTGA
- a CDS encoding Bug family tripartite tricarboxylate transporter substrate binding protein yields MTSITTRTGGGLRLAGLAAGCALGLAFAAPALAQDYPTEDLDWTIAFGPGGGNDIMARTMVDIIQKYDLYGEDIRVENRAGGSGAVGWGYLYSKAGDGYNISTTSGSLITTPLQADTPWSPSDFVPIALLATDDLAIMVGGESEWDTIEDFIAAAKETPPTLAGTGTVNVDFIVPTLFAEKAGFEFEYVSFNSMADMQTALLSGAVDAMVGNPGEIVGLVESGDMKALVYSGETTPPALGDVPTMDEKGWGVGVSMPRGVILAPDAPQEAVDFWIETVKKIVDTPEWDKYIETNLLTENIKYGDEFGTFLQNTQDGFEKVLRAQGAID; encoded by the coding sequence ATGACATCTATCACCACACGCACCGGTGGCGGTCTGCGGCTGGCAGGGCTGGCGGCAGGTTGCGCGCTTGGCCTCGCCTTTGCGGCGCCCGCGCTGGCACAGGACTACCCGACCGAGGATCTGGACTGGACCATCGCGTTCGGCCCCGGTGGCGGCAATGACATCATGGCGCGGACCATGGTGGACATCATCCAGAAATACGACCTTTACGGCGAAGACATCCGCGTCGAAAACCGCGCAGGCGGCAGCGGCGCCGTGGGCTGGGGGTATCTCTATTCCAAGGCGGGCGACGGCTATAACATCTCGACCACGTCGGGCAGCCTGATCACCACGCCACTGCAGGCCGATACCCCGTGGTCGCCGTCGGATTTCGTGCCGATTGCCCTGCTGGCGACCGACGACCTTGCCATCATGGTCGGCGGTGAGTCCGAGTGGGACACGATCGAGGATTTCATCGCCGCGGCAAAGGAAACCCCGCCGACGCTTGCCGGGACCGGCACCGTCAACGTGGACTTCATCGTGCCGACGCTGTTCGCAGAAAAAGCCGGGTTCGAGTTTGAATACGTCTCCTTCAACTCGATGGCCGATATGCAGACCGCTCTGCTGTCCGGCGCGGTCGACGCGATGGTCGGCAACCCCGGCGAAATCGTCGGTCTGGTCGAATCCGGCGACATGAAAGCGCTGGTCTATAGTGGCGAAACCACCCCTCCCGCGCTTGGCGATGTGCCGACGATGGACGAAAAGGGCTGGGGCGTCGGTGTGTCGATGCCGCGCGGCGTGATCCTTGCCCCCGATGCGCCGCAGGAGGCCGTCGATTTCTGGATCGAGACCGTCAAGAAGATCGTCGATACCCCCGAGTGGGACAAATACATCGAAACCAACCTGCTGACCGAAAACATCAAATACGGTGATGAGTTCGGCACCTTCCTGCAAAACACGCAGGACGGCTTCGAGAAGGTTCTGCGCGCCCAAGGCGCGATCGACTGA
- a CDS encoding GntR family transcriptional regulator, with amino-acid sequence MSKPRDPYARLSGALTAPLRTLSQIAAEAIEGLIAEGELSSGDRINESHLAETLGISRGPIREACRTLEQAGLLVSITNKGTYVRALGVEQAQHLYELRAALAGLTGRLVARRGQDEDIAGIVALVDQMDAAVAECDPESYFQLNLDFHARLIEVAANPELTVTYERTVKQLLLMRRRGLVQARNIRVSNTEHRRIADALQARDPDAADAAMRAHVESGFRRLIDTA; translated from the coding sequence ATGAGCAAACCCCGTGATCCCTATGCCCGGCTGTCTGGCGCCCTGACCGCGCCTCTCCGCACCCTGAGCCAAATTGCCGCCGAGGCGATCGAAGGCCTGATCGCGGAAGGGGAGCTGAGCTCCGGCGACCGGATCAATGAAAGCCATCTGGCCGAAACGCTGGGCATCAGCCGGGGACCGATCCGCGAAGCCTGTCGCACGTTGGAGCAGGCGGGGCTGCTGGTCAGTATTACCAACAAGGGCACCTATGTGCGCGCGCTCGGCGTCGAACAGGCGCAGCATCTTTACGAATTGCGCGCTGCGCTGGCTGGTCTGACCGGGCGGCTGGTGGCCCGGCGAGGGCAGGATGAGGATATCGCGGGCATCGTCGCGCTGGTCGATCAGATGGATGCGGCGGTCGCGGAATGCGATCCCGAAAGCTATTTCCAACTGAACCTCGATTTCCACGCCCGGCTGATCGAGGTGGCGGCGAACCCGGAATTGACGGTGACCTACGAGCGCACGGTAAAGCAATTGCTGCTGATGCGGCGGCGGGGGCTGGTGCAAGCCCGCAATATCCGGGTTTCAAACACCGAACATCGCCGCATTGCCGATGCGCTGCAGGCCCGCGATCCCGACGCCGCCGATGCGGCCATGCGCGCACATGTCGAAAGCGGCTTTCGCCGTCTGATCGACACCGCCTGA
- a CDS encoding ABC transporter ATP-binding protein, whose protein sequence is MAELSFSDVGKSFGSATVLRDIDATVAEGEFVALLGPSGCGKTTLLRLIAGFETPDRGEIRLGGQTVASAVSGRFVPPENRNVGIVFQSYALWPHMDVARNVAYPLEVRGVPRRERAQRVEEALALTGLSDFAGRAPAALSGGQRQRVALARCLVAEPRAVLLDEPLANLDLALRASMQDAFAAFHRRTGATMVYVTHDQTEALALADRVAVMEAGRIRQFAAPETLYDEPASAFVAGFVGDGAVLTCRPTGPLRADGVPIEVLGQQIVARGRDPHPTHVCLRPDDLRLTDGGAIRARVRACTYVGGRFRLTLDTGEADVVAFSRARARIGDTTGVALKRPWCFRDPNAGAVSPAMEALTQGALTHA, encoded by the coding sequence ATGGCAGAACTGAGCTTCTCCGACGTTGGCAAAAGCTTCGGCTCCGCCACCGTGCTGCGCGACATCGACGCCACCGTGGCCGAGGGCGAATTCGTGGCGCTGCTTGGCCCGTCGGGCTGCGGCAAGACCACGCTGCTGCGCCTGATCGCGGGCTTTGAGACCCCCGACCGGGGCGAGATTCGGCTGGGCGGGCAGACCGTGGCCTCTGCCGTTTCTGGCCGCTTCGTCCCGCCGGAGAACCGCAATGTCGGCATCGTGTTTCAGTCCTACGCGCTTTGGCCGCATATGGATGTGGCGCGCAATGTCGCCTATCCGCTGGAGGTGCGCGGCGTGCCCCGGCGCGAGCGCGCGCAGCGGGTGGAGGAGGCGCTGGCCCTGACCGGGCTGAGCGATTTTGCGGGGCGGGCACCTGCCGCTTTGTCCGGTGGGCAACGGCAACGGGTGGCCTTGGCCCGCTGTCTGGTGGCGGAGCCGCGCGCGGTGCTGCTGGATGAGCCTCTGGCCAATCTCGACCTTGCGCTGCGGGCCTCGATGCAAGACGCCTTCGCCGCTTTCCACCGCCGCACCGGCGCGACGATGGTCTATGTCACCCATGACCAGACCGAGGCCCTGGCGCTGGCCGACCGGGTCGCGGTGATGGAGGCCGGGCGCATCCGGCAATTCGCCGCGCCCGAGACGCTTTATGATGAGCCCGCGTCTGCCTTTGTTGCGGGGTTCGTCGGCGATGGCGCCGTCCTCACCTGCCGCCCCACCGGGCCGCTGCGCGCCGATGGCGTCCCGATCGAGGTTCTGGGCCAGCAGATCGTCGCGCGTGGCCGTGACCCGCATCCGACCCATGTCTGCCTGCGGCCCGATGATCTGCGCCTGACCGACGGCGGCGCGATCCGCGCCCGGGTCCGCGCCTGCACCTATGTCGGGGGGCGGTTCCGCCTGACGCTCGACACGGGCGAGGCCGATGTCGTGGCATTTTCCCGCGCCCGCGCCCGGATCGGCGACACGACCGGGGTGGCGCTCAAGCGGCCTTGGTGCTTTCGCGATCCCAACGCCGGGGCCGTGAGCCCCGCGATGGAGGCGCTGACGCAGGGGGCGCTGACCCATGCTTGA
- a CDS encoding Ldh family oxidoreductase, whose protein sequence is MQEADRRISPDAARDLARRAFTTLGVPTPVAEDAAGVLLCAEMMGITTHGLNRVVSYGARLAGGGIDPAGRITATRIAPALVQVDGGNALGPAVGARALDAALEAARETGAGVALCRHSNHFGAAAPYCLRACEAGFALMVMSNATPLLAPAGGRAAAVGNNPLGFGFPAADGRHVIVDMALSVVARSRIRRAAETGEPIPEGWATDAEGRATTDAAAAMKGVLQGIGGHKGYGLALGVEMLAGVWSGAAFLTQIADLARDEAEDKPVTQDLGQAFIVLDLARFQPGDTGAARMAEARARLTAIPPAYADAPVRLPGDRALAHLAQARAEGVPVAARTLAALRELAGEGAR, encoded by the coding sequence ATGCAGGAAGCTGATCGGCGGATCAGTCCGGATGCGGCGCGCGATCTTGCGCGCCGCGCCTTTACCACGCTTGGCGTGCCGACCCCGGTGGCAGAGGATGCCGCCGGGGTTTTGCTATGCGCCGAGATGATGGGTATCACCACCCACGGGCTGAACCGGGTGGTCAGCTATGGCGCGCGGCTGGCCGGGGGCGGGATTGACCCGGCGGGGCGGATCACCGCGACCCGGATCGCCCCGGCGCTGGTGCAGGTGGATGGCGGCAATGCGCTGGGGCCTGCGGTGGGCGCGCGCGCGCTTGACGCAGCGCTGGAGGCCGCGCGGGAGACGGGCGCAGGCGTGGCGCTGTGCCGCCATTCCAACCATTTCGGGGCCGCCGCGCCCTATTGCCTGCGGGCCTGTGAGGCCGGGTTCGCGCTGATGGTGATGTCGAACGCCACGCCGCTGCTGGCACCTGCGGGCGGGCGCGCGGCGGCGGTGGGCAACAATCCCCTGGGCTTCGGCTTTCCGGCGGCGGACGGGCGGCACGTCATTGTCGATATGGCGCTGTCGGTGGTGGCCCGGTCGCGCATTCGCCGCGCGGCTGAAACGGGGGAGCCGATCCCCGAAGGCTGGGCCACCGATGCCGAGGGCCGCGCCACCACGGACGCCGCCGCCGCCATGAAGGGCGTGTTGCAGGGCATTGGCGGGCATAAAGGCTACGGCCTCGCGCTTGGGGTCGAAATGCTGGCGGGGGTGTGGTCCGGGGCCGCATTCCTGACGCAGATTGCGGATCTGGCGCGGGACGAGGCGGAGGACAAACCCGTCACGCAGGATCTGGGGCAGGCGTTCATCGTGCTCGACCTTGCGCGGTTTCAGCCGGGGGACACCGGCGCGGCCCGGATGGCCGAGGCGCGCGCCCGGCTGACCGCGATCCCGCCCGCCTATGCCGACGCGCCGGTGCGGCTGCCCGGTGACCGGGCATTGGCGCATCTGGCGCAGGCGCGGGCGGAGGGCGTGCCGGTGGCCGCCCGCACCCTCGCCGCCCTGCGGGAACTGGCCGGAGAGGGGGCTAGATAG
- a CDS encoding amidohydrolase family protein: MIIDCHGHYTTSPKQLVEWRNAQIDAKGDRSQMTDPDGPSFTDDEIRESLLDKQIKTQLDRGIDLTLFSPRAAAMGQHIGDEAMSMQWSRVCNDLIHRVCEIFPEHFAPVCQLPQSPGCRPENVIPELRRCVEELGFVGCNLNPDPAGGYWTDPPMTDEWWFPLYEVLEEMDLPAMIHVSGSCNPNFQYSGAHYINGDTSVFMQILDSDLFERFPKLKLIIPHGGGAVPFHWGRYRGLAMDRNRKEPAQMMGKNMFFDTCVYHQPGINLMTEVVPVDNVLFASETFGAVRAIDPETGHQFDDTKRYIENSPHLSDADRQKIFAGNAQRVFNRLKIAS, encoded by the coding sequence ATGATCATTGATTGCCACGGGCATTACACCACATCGCCGAAGCAGTTGGTGGAATGGCGCAACGCGCAGATCGACGCCAAAGGGGACCGGTCGCAGATGACCGACCCCGATGGCCCGTCCTTCACCGATGATGAAATCCGCGAAAGCCTGCTCGACAAGCAGATCAAGACGCAGCTGGACCGCGGCATCGACCTGACGCTGTTTTCGCCGCGCGCGGCGGCGATGGGCCAGCATATCGGTGACGAAGCCATGTCGATGCAGTGGAGCCGGGTCTGCAACGACCTGATCCACCGCGTGTGCGAGATCTTCCCGGAGCATTTCGCCCCGGTGTGTCAGCTGCCCCAATCGCCCGGCTGCCGCCCCGAAAACGTGATCCCCGAACTGCGCCGCTGCGTGGAGGAGTTGGGCTTTGTCGGCTGCAACCTGAACCCCGATCCGGCGGGGGGCTACTGGACCGATCCGCCGATGACGGATGAATGGTGGTTCCCGCTCTACGAAGTGCTGGAAGAGATGGACCTGCCCGCGATGATCCACGTTTCGGGCTCGTGCAATCCCAACTTCCAGTATAGCGGCGCGCATTACATCAATGGCGACACGTCTGTCTTCATGCAGATCCTCGACAGCGACCTGTTCGAGCGGTTCCCGAAGCTGAAGCTTATCATCCCCCACGGCGGCGGCGCGGTGCCGTTCCACTGGGGCCGCTATCGCGGTCTGGCAATGGACCGCAACCGCAAGGAACCGGCGCAGATGATGGGCAAGAACATGTTCTTCGACACCTGCGTCTATCACCAGCCGGGGATCAATCTGATGACCGAGGTGGTGCCGGTGGACAACGTGCTGTTCGCGTCTGAGACCTTTGGTGCCGTGCGCGCTATCGATCCGGAAACCGGCCATCAGTTCGACGACACCAAGCGCTACATCGAAAACAGCCCGCATCTGAGCGACGCCGACCGGCAGAAGATTTTCGCCGGCAATGCGCAGCGGGTGTTCAACCGGCTGAAGATCGCCAGCTGA
- a CDS encoding phosphatase domain-containing protein, producing the protein MDCVIFDIDGTLAEFDAPRLGHLVHGIDKQWDAFHDEMHAAAVIGPVARLAERLRAQGEAIVLCSGRPRGWQHRTEAWLQKAGIAYDAIYLRAEDQDHASDPEVKQSLLDEIRADGYAPWLVVDDRTAVVAFWREAGLTCLQCAPGDF; encoded by the coding sequence ATGGACTGCGTGATTTTCGACATTGATGGAACGCTGGCCGAATTCGACGCGCCGCGACTGGGGCATCTGGTGCACGGCATCGACAAGCAGTGGGACGCGTTCCACGACGAGATGCACGCCGCCGCCGTGATCGGCCCCGTCGCGCGGCTGGCCGAGCGGCTGCGCGCCCAAGGCGAGGCGATCGTGCTGTGTTCGGGACGTCCGCGCGGCTGGCAGCATCGGACCGAGGCATGGCTGCAAAAGGCTGGCATCGCCTATGACGCCATCTACCTGCGTGCCGAAGATCAGGATCACGCCTCCGACCCGGAGGTGAAACAATCGCTGCTGGATGAGATCCGCGCCGATGGCTACGCGCCGTGGCTGGTGGTCGACGACCGCACCGCCGTCGTTGCCTTCTGGCGCGAGGCGGGGCTGACCTGCCTGCAATGCGCGCCGGGCGATTTCTAA
- a CDS encoding histidine phosphatase family protein, translated as MSADVTHAPAAPTGARPGAIALPRVPFCVIRHGETDFNRDGRVAGRSDAMLTVAGRCAASRLATLDWPGAIRLYCSPQTRARDTAALAFPDLTPVVLSDLRERDWGDLEGAPVSQLGPREATPPGGEPWPEMCARVARALQQVLAGHDPAHPDPALPVLVAHSGIIRATRLLTGGTAGGPSPANAVPHLFLPAGTGWRETDLTGAAAWTA; from the coding sequence GTGAGTGCCGATGTGACCCACGCCCCTGCTGCGCCCACTGGTGCGCGCCCCGGCGCGATTGCGCTGCCGCGCGTGCCGTTCTGCGTGATCCGGCATGGAGAGACCGACTTCAACCGCGATGGCCGGGTGGCCGGGCGCAGCGACGCGATGCTGACCGTCGCCGGGCGCTGCGCCGCAAGCCGTTTGGCGACGCTCGACTGGCCCGGCGCGATCCGGCTCTATTGCAGCCCGCAGACCCGCGCCCGTGACACCGCCGCGCTGGCCTTTCCCGACCTGACCCCCGTGGTGCTGAGCGATCTGCGCGAACGCGACTGGGGCGATCTGGAAGGCGCGCCCGTCTCGCAGCTTGGCCCGCGCGAAGCCACCCCGCCGGGGGGGGAGCCATGGCCCGAGATGTGTGCCCGCGTCGCGCGCGCGTTGCAGCAGGTTCTCGCCGGGCATGACCCTGCGCATCCCGATCCGGCCTTGCCCGTGCTGGTCGCCCATTCCGGCATTATCCGCGCCACCCGCCTGCTGACCGGCGGCACGGCAGGCGGGCCCTCGCCCGCCAATGCAGTGCCGCATCTTTTCCTCCCCGCTGGCACAGGCTGGCGCGAAACCGATCTGACAGGAGCCGCCGCATGGACTGCGTGA
- a CDS encoding tripartite tricarboxylate transporter permease, translating into MDLFADLWMGLSVAISPINILYLLIGAMVGMTVGVIPGFGPSAGLAILLPVTFGMDPISAVMMLAAIYYGAMYGGTITSILLNTPGESATVASTFDGYPLAQKGRAGPALVMQAVASFVGGTVGVILITLLAPAFAQVARNFGPPEYFLLAMLGMLTLLVMIGDNWKLGVISALIGFALGTVGVDLETGQSRYTFGSAELIGGIHFIPIAIGLFGLGELYHAFYKGLHKTGTGSIASYDRKKGFWPDAQDWISTRFTMVRGSLLGFVVGVIPGAGATIASLMAYSFERSFSKHPERFGKGEMAGLVAPESANNAASSGAMIPLLTLGIPGSASTAVLLAAFLLWGMRPGPLFMSQNPEFAWGLIASMYLGNMALLALNIFAIPLFVQIIRVPYRILAPCVVVICTLGTFSVASSMVEVYLMFAAGIIGFFMRSYGFSPAALVLALVLGPLAEEALRQTLTISRGSFTIFLERPGSIWIMVATAVLLIVLPLLQRYGRRAEAPAAGDAENAGS; encoded by the coding sequence ATGGATCTATTCGCTGACCTCTGGATGGGATTGTCGGTCGCGATCAGCCCCATCAACATCCTTTATCTGCTGATCGGCGCGATGGTCGGGATGACCGTCGGTGTCATCCCCGGCTTTGGCCCATCGGCCGGTCTGGCCATTCTGTTGCCGGTGACCTTCGGGATGGACCCGATCAGCGCCGTCATGATGCTTGCCGCGATTTACTACGGCGCGATGTATGGCGGGACGATCACGTCGATCCTGCTGAACACGCCGGGGGAATCCGCAACCGTCGCCAGCACGTTCGATGGCTATCCGCTGGCACAAAAGGGCCGCGCCGGTCCGGCGCTGGTGATGCAGGCCGTCGCCTCCTTCGTGGGCGGCACCGTGGGTGTCATCCTGATCACGCTGCTGGCCCCGGCCTTTGCACAGGTGGCACGCAACTTCGGCCCGCCGGAATACTTCCTGCTGGCGATGCTGGGCATGCTGACCCTGCTGGTCATGATCGGCGACAACTGGAAACTGGGCGTGATTTCCGCGCTGATCGGCTTTGCGCTTGGCACTGTCGGGGTGGATCTCGAAACCGGGCAAAGCCGCTACACCTTCGGGTCGGCGGAATTGATCGGCGGCATCCACTTCATCCCGATCGCCATTGGCCTTTTTGGTCTGGGGGAGCTTTATCACGCGTTCTACAAAGGCCTGCACAAGACGGGCACCGGCTCCATCGCCAGCTATGACCGCAAGAAAGGCTTCTGGCCCGATGCGCAGGACTGGATTTCGACTCGGTTCACGATGGTGCGCGGCTCGCTTCTGGGTTTTGTCGTCGGCGTCATTCCCGGCGCGGGCGCGACCATTGCGTCGCTCATGGCCTACTCGTTCGAGCGCTCCTTCTCGAAGCATCCCGAACGCTTCGGCAAAGGTGAGATGGCGGGCCTCGTCGCGCCGGAATCGGCCAATAACGCGGCCTCCTCCGGGGCCATGATCCCGCTGCTGACGCTGGGCATTCCCGGCTCCGCATCCACCGCGGTGCTGCTGGCGGCATTCCTGCTCTGGGGCATGCGTCCGGGGCCGCTGTTCATGAGCCAGAACCCGGAATTCGCATGGGGCCTCATCGCCTCCATGTATCTGGGCAACATGGCGCTGCTGGCGCTCAACATCTTTGCGATCCCGCTTTTCGTGCAGATCATCCGCGTGCCCTATCGCATCCTCGCACCTTGTGTCGTCGTGATCTGCACGCTGGGCACGTTCAGCGTCGCCAGCTCGATGGTGGAGGTCTATTTGATGTTCGCCGCCGGGATCATCGGCTTCTTCATGCGCAGCTACGGCTTCTCGCCCGCCGCGCTGGTGCTGGCGCTGGTGCTGGGTCCGCTGGCCGAAGAGGCGCTGCGCCAGACGCTGACCATCTCGCGCGGGTCGTTCACGATCTTCCTCGAACGTCCCGGCTCGATCTGGATCATGGTGGCCACCGCCGTGCTGCTGATCGTGCTGCCGCTGCTGCAACGCTATGGCCGCCGGGCCGAAGCCCCCGCCGCCGGAGATGCCGAGAATGCAGGAAGCTGA
- a CDS encoding MBL fold metallo-hydrolase, with translation MRVFTGTKTWLLDVGVGPEATAPFDPVWLTGVDAVFITHDHVDHIGGAAYAIAAGLPIWCTPATARALPPGAKTHALPTRGTSVIDDVRVTTGRNGHALGGVWLHLGLGEGLFYSGDWSEESAWFAFDAPPAAATALIDASYHLGDVPQSARITALERRLAQARGQTLLPVPPSGRAAELALHLMSLGRVSIDDACRRAVRGALAEDGARADSAARLAPLMQAEFDPSADFLICDTPNAEAGMAWRMVQDWRDAGRLGRDAQVIFTGHMTAHARSIAATGGGAFCRWNVHPPLRDQIAMIARLGARRFAPMFCPCPEDFMLEARFDARVILNERITL, from the coding sequence ATTCGCGTATTCACCGGCACAAAGACGTGGCTTCTGGATGTCGGCGTCGGGCCGGAGGCCACCGCGCCCTTCGATCCCGTCTGGCTGACCGGCGTGGACGCGGTGTTCATCACCCACGATCATGTCGACCATATCGGCGGGGCGGCCTATGCCATCGCCGCCGGGCTGCCCATCTGGTGCACCCCCGCCACCGCCCGCGCGCTGCCGCCGGGCGCCAAGACCCATGCGCTGCCCACCCGCGGCACGAGCGTCATCGACGATGTGCGCGTGACGACCGGGCGCAACGGCCATGCCTTGGGCGGGGTGTGGCTCCATCTCGGGTTGGGGGAGGGGCTGTTCTATTCCGGCGACTGGTCCGAGGAATCGGCGTGGTTCGCCTTTGACGCGCCGCCCGCCGCCGCGACCGCGCTGATCGATGCGTCCTATCATCTGGGCGACGTGCCGCAATCCGCCCGCATCACCGCGCTGGAACGGCGGCTGGCGCAGGCGCGGGGGCAGACCCTGCTGCCGGTGCCGCCCTCGGGCCGCGCGGCGGAACTGGCGCTGCACCTGATGTCGCTGGGCCGGGTCAGCATCGACGATGCCTGTCGCCGGGCGGTGCGCGGCGCCTTGGCCGAGGATGGCGCCCGCGCCGACAGCGCCGCCCGGCTGGCGCCGCTGATGCAGGCGGAATTCGACCCCTCCGCCGATTTCCTAATCTGCGACACCCCGAATGCAGAGGCCGGGATGGCGTGGCGCATGGTGCAGGACTGGCGCGATGCGGGGCGGCTGGGACGTGATGCGCAGGTGATCTTTACCGGGCATATGACCGCCCATGCCCGGTCCATCGCCGCGACGGGGGGCGGTGCCTTCTGCCGGTGGAATGTGCATCCGCCGCTGCGGGACCAGATCGCGATGATCGCCCGGCTGGGCGCGCGCCGCTTCGCGCCGATGTTCTGTCCCTGCCCCGAGGATTTCATGCTGGAAGCGCGGTTTGACGCGCGGGTCATCCTCAACGAAAGGATCACGCTGTGA
- a CDS encoding tripartite tricarboxylate transporter TctB family protein codes for MRIVFFLVILAAGIMYSYTAFIDLDFMTRTGRLGPGFFPRIIGVLMVGFTLYAMVTELRPAADAPGARGYGGQVALIMGLGIAYVALLGVLGGVLATVLFLLVALLLLNPGRLVQNVAVALLVPVAIYILFDTLLNAAIPEGMLPLPF; via the coding sequence ATGCGCATCGTCTTCTTTCTCGTGATCCTCGCTGCGGGGATCATGTATTCCTACACGGCCTTCATTGATCTCGACTTCATGACCCGCACCGGGCGTCTGGGTCCGGGCTTTTTCCCACGCATCATCGGCGTTCTGATGGTCGGTTTCACGCTATACGCGATGGTGACCGAATTGCGGCCCGCAGCCGATGCGCCCGGCGCACGCGGTTATGGCGGACAGGTCGCGCTCATCATGGGGCTGGGCATCGCCTATGTCGCGCTGCTGGGCGTTCTGGGCGGGGTTCTGGCCACCGTGCTGTTCCTGTTGGTCGCCCTGTTGCTGCTGAACCCCGGACGACTGGTCCAGAACGTCGCGGTCGCCCTGCTGGTGCCCGTCGCGATCTACATCCTGTTCGACACCTTGCTGAACGCGGCCATCCCCGAAGGCATGCTGCCGCTTCCCTTCTGA